In a single window of the Elaeis guineensis isolate ETL-2024a chromosome 8, EG11, whole genome shotgun sequence genome:
- the LOC105034962 gene encoding NAC domain-containing protein 30 isoform X2, with translation MGSPRCKHGNEEQTEWYFFSYKDRKYPSGTRTNRATAAGFWKATGRDKPVLSKSRVIGMRKTLVFYKGRAPNGRKTDWIIHEYRLQSKERGQIQEEGWVVCRAFRKPSPNQRQCCNNYDPTCCNNIDPQYGLESLVNIASPNRFVESYPGGYLQEQRTGCGGELESKNTLLRHVLELPQLESPRLSTSLSTKECFESNVAGVKEYACNRSDREGQLIDWKVLDKLLSSQFNESASSTMPIFPVNCDAGAQNQDHFLALFDRSKC, from the exons ATGGGATCTCCAAG GTGCAAGCATGGTAATGAAGAACAAACTGAATGGTACTTCTTCAGCTATAAAGATAGAAAGTACCCAAGTGGAACACGCACCAATAGAGCCACTGCAGCTGGATTTTGGAAGGCAACAGGCCGAGACAAGCCAGTACTGTCAAAATCTAGAGTTATAGGGATGAGGAAGACCCTTGTGTTCTATAAAGGGCGTGCTCCAAATGGGAGGAAAACTGATTGGATCATTCATGAGTATCGCCTTCAATCAAAGGAACGTGGACAGATTCAG GAGGAAGGATGGGTTGTATGCCGAGCATTTAGAAAACCCAGTCCCAATCAAAGGCAATGCTGCAACAATTACGATCCCACTTGCTGCAACAATATTGACCCCCAATATGGACTAGAATCACTTGTAAACATTGCTAGTCCAAACCGTTTCGTGGAATCCTATCCGGGAGGATACCTCCAAGAGCAACGTACTGGATGCGGGGGAGAACTTGAGTCAAAGAACACTCTCCTCCGCCATGTTCTTGAACTTCCACAACTAGAAAGTCCAAGGTTATCGACAAGTTTATCCACTAAGGAATGCTTTGAATCTAATGTTGCGGGTGTCAAAGAGTATGCTTGCAACAGAAGTGACCGTGAGGGGCAACTAATCGATTGGAAGGTCTTGGACAAGTTGCTCTCCTCACAGTTCAATGAATCAGCTTCTTCAACTATGCCAATTTTTCCAGTGAATTGTGATGCAGGTGCTCAAAACCAGGATCATTTCCTTGCATTGTTTGATAGATCAAAGTGTTGA
- the LOC105034962 gene encoding NAC domain-containing protein 30 isoform X1: MELESCVPPGFRFHPTEEELVGYYLSRKVASQKIDMEVIRDVDLYRIEPWDLQDRCKHGNEEQTEWYFFSYKDRKYPSGTRTNRATAAGFWKATGRDKPVLSKSRVIGMRKTLVFYKGRAPNGRKTDWIIHEYRLQSKERGQIQEEGWVVCRAFRKPSPNQRQCCNNYDPTCCNNIDPQYGLESLVNIASPNRFVESYPGGYLQEQRTGCGGELESKNTLLRHVLELPQLESPRLSTSLSTKECFESNVAGVKEYACNRSDREGQLIDWKVLDKLLSSQFNESASSTMPIFPVNCDAGAQNQDHFLALFDRSKC; the protein is encoded by the exons ATGGAGTTGGAATCTTGTGTCCCACCCGGCTTCAGGTTCCATCCCACAGAGGAAGAGCTTGTGGGGTATTACCTGTCAAGGAAGGTTGCTTCACAAAAGATTGACATGGAGGTTATTCGAGACGTCGATCTGTACCGAATAGAGCCATGGGATCTCCAAG ATAGGTGCAAGCATGGTAATGAAGAACAAACTGAATGGTACTTCTTCAGCTATAAAGATAGAAAGTACCCAAGTGGAACACGCACCAATAGAGCCACTGCAGCTGGATTTTGGAAGGCAACAGGCCGAGACAAGCCAGTACTGTCAAAATCTAGAGTTATAGGGATGAGGAAGACCCTTGTGTTCTATAAAGGGCGTGCTCCAAATGGGAGGAAAACTGATTGGATCATTCATGAGTATCGCCTTCAATCAAAGGAACGTGGACAGATTCAG GAGGAAGGATGGGTTGTATGCCGAGCATTTAGAAAACCCAGTCCCAATCAAAGGCAATGCTGCAACAATTACGATCCCACTTGCTGCAACAATATTGACCCCCAATATGGACTAGAATCACTTGTAAACATTGCTAGTCCAAACCGTTTCGTGGAATCCTATCCGGGAGGATACCTCCAAGAGCAACGTACTGGATGCGGGGGAGAACTTGAGTCAAAGAACACTCTCCTCCGCCATGTTCTTGAACTTCCACAACTAGAAAGTCCAAGGTTATCGACAAGTTTATCCACTAAGGAATGCTTTGAATCTAATGTTGCGGGTGTCAAAGAGTATGCTTGCAACAGAAGTGACCGTGAGGGGCAACTAATCGATTGGAAGGTCTTGGACAAGTTGCTCTCCTCACAGTTCAATGAATCAGCTTCTTCAACTATGCCAATTTTTCCAGTGAATTGTGATGCAGGTGCTCAAAACCAGGATCATTTCCTTGCATTGTTTGATAGATCAAAGTGTTGA